In the Calditrichota bacterium genome, AAACCCTGCACACCCTGTTCAATCTGGATCCCCGATGGGGTATGCTCATTACGGCGGCCATTATTGTGCCGTACACCGTGTACGGCGGATTCCAAAGCGTGGTGTACACCGATGTGATTCAAGCGCTGGTCATGATTACGGCGCTCATTTTGGGACCGGTTGTGGGGATCATTGTCCTGGTGCACCGTCCTGACGTGTTTGCCCATTCTATTCCACAGGCACTGGCGCAGGCCGGTCCAAAGTACCACAGTCTTACCGGAGCGGCGTCAGGATTTTCACTGGGCGTCCTCATTGTCGGGGGACTCTCCTGGTTTTTCGGCTATTTGGGGGGACAACCCCAGCTCAGTATGCGGTTCATGGCGATTAAAAATCCCCGTCAGGCGAAAATCGGGCGGAACATCGGCATTCTCTGGACGATTTTTGCGTACATCGGGGCCCTGTCCATTGGATGGATTGGCCTGGCTCTGTTTGGGCCGAACGGTCTGAAGGACCCGGAGTACGTGATGCCGAAGGTCATGCTGGAACTCTTTCCGCCGGTTCTTGCGGCCATCTTAATCACCGGCGCCATTGCAGCGATGATTTCCACGGCCGATTCGCTCCTGATTCTCTCCTCCACGGAATTGTCGGAAAACATCCTTAAACCTCGGGATGGGGATGGCCGGACGTCCCGTCAGGATTTGGTACGCTCCCGCATTGTTACCGCCTTTTTGGCTGTGATTGCCCTGGGTGCCGCCTACATGTCGCCTTCCAAACTGATTTACACTCTGGTCGGGTACGTTTGGGCAGGCATTGGCGGAACGTTCTCGGTCGTGATTTTGCTCACCCTGTTTTGGAAACGCTTTCACGGGAGGGCTGTTTTGGTAACCATTGTGACCGGCATGGTCTTTACGATTATCTGGATCAGCTCCGGACTGGACGCCAAAATCACGGCACGCATTATGACATTTGTGGTCGCCGGGGTCGTGGCGGTCATTGCAACACTGGTATTACCGAAAAAACAAAGGGCATGAACACCACAGATTCCCAACCTGAGACGGTGGCCAATGGATTGACCGGGCGATTCTAAGATGCCGGAAACACCACCCGCACGGTGGTACCGCTGCCTTCTTCCGATTGAATGTCGATTTGGGCCTTGTGGGCATCCACAATCCATTTTACAATGCTCAGGCCCAGCCCGCTCCCTCCAATTTTGCGGGAACGGGATTTGTCCACACGGTAAAAACGGTCGAACACATGCGGCAAATCGGATGTCGGAATACCCATGCCGGTGTCTGAGACGCTCAAAATTACGTGGTCTCCCGTACGGGAAACATCAATCACAACCTCTCCTCCGGGCTCCGTATACTTAAGGCTGTTGTCTACCAGATTTTTAATCACCTGTTCAAGGCGTTCGGCATCTC is a window encoding:
- a CDS encoding sodium/proline symporter produces the protein MEYQTQILVVMVGYLALLILWGLYQGRKVKTDSDYAIAGRNLPGWAAALSERATGESSWALLGLPGFAFAAGLTGIWTAVGCVAGIVTAWAAIAWRLRDEAEHYQVNTFSEYIAKRHHESEKWIRTVSSLTIVFFFFFYVGAQFLGGGKTLHTLFNLDPRWGMLITAAIIVPYTVYGGFQSVVYTDVIQALVMITALILGPVVGIIVLVHRPDVFAHSIPQALAQAGPKYHSLTGAASGFSLGVLIVGGLSWFFGYLGGQPQLSMRFMAIKNPRQAKIGRNIGILWTIFAYIGALSIGWIGLALFGPNGLKDPEYVMPKVMLELFPPVLAAILITGAIAAMISTADSLLILSSTELSENILKPRDGDGRTSRQDLVRSRIVTAFLAVIALGAAYMSPSKLIYTLVGYVWAGIGGTFSVVILLTLFWKRFHGRAVLVTIVTGMVFTIIWISSGLDAKITARIMTFVVAGVVAVIATLVLPKKQRA